From a single Diachasmimorpha longicaudata isolate KC_UGA_2023 chromosome 15, iyDiaLong2, whole genome shotgun sequence genomic region:
- the LOC135169810 gene encoding JNK-interacting protein 3 isoform X6, whose protein sequence is MNQETVYGTHEDSHVVMSEKVQSLAGSIYQEFERMIARYDEDVVKELMPLLVNVLECLDIAYTENQEHEVELELLREDNEQLVTQYEREKQLRKTADQKLLELEDVAEDERKELLSKIDSLESILRMLELKTKNSHDHGTNDNDTSSCPHRTHLYMVRLEEKEAELKREYSRLHDRYTELFKTHVDYMERTKMLVGSTERLENSTGGRGPARLPALGLAHMSRSSGPLSYGFQSLETSMTAEDIQEEMSNSGANLKSEMQDSSSEAVPETSDKSQLTDQPMQEHKTTAIARSFIDESPETEIPPLIVTPTTPTVEKFGSTPSGRSRTEREQRSGNTLYQELSFQDADALGEMDEGADITGSWVHPGEYASSVNDNFFGMGKEVENLIMENNELLATKNALNIVKDDLIVKVDELTSEQEILREEVRGMQQARDRLRQKVAALEEELKKTKEEAETAAKATKSDDEEDVPLAQRKRFTRVEMARVLMERNQYKERFMELQEAVRWTEMIRASKTDPASISGGKQSVWKFFSNLFTGPADRGTIPRGSHTLPHIRYSAPTNQVVPGPPLDAMRRRTLKNRHDFLDQGDTMCFRASEKRVARLANERKEHYRQVRAHVRKEDGRLQAYGWSLPGKPSVPARQPVPVPVYCRPLQETEPGMKIWCGAGVNLSGGKTRDGGLAIGGSVFYADEAQETINVKGEVEDAVEHLDQELQESEQRRLEAEKLEQQLSSLVWICTSTQKMSKVTVIDANNPADILEVFNVCQSHLLCIASVPGAKESDYLQSTEDYGMRIANGACDNDTNSKRANEGQIAEEAMGDGKNCQKICDPDDRSQATWDRSSYPYEQDSDDSEAAGDIYECINSLRQSLETIDSETANLPKVQFVKSQLEEVVAKKSDGEEDEESEEIVETNIEKMSSIQPTMWLGAQNGAVYVHSAVAKWSVCLHTVKLRDAALSIVHVQGRVLVALADGTVAIFRRGSDGQWDLSQHHIITLGSPQHSTRCMTAVSGKTVWCGYKNKIHVIDPILLTVECTVDAHPRRESQVRQLAWLGEGVWVSIRLDSTLRLYHAHTYQHLQDVDIEPYVSKMLGTGKLGFSFVRITALLISSNRLWIGTGNGVIISVPLSESAGGSLAVSRIQTVGCKTEAPGIGVRVFASDRGVTPGSFVPYCSMAHAQLSFHGHRDAVKMFVAVPGHGGQSAVSDGTQPAMLVLSGGEGYIDFRVAEEAEDESDVATHLIVWQLVR, encoded by the exons ATGAACCAGGAAACAGTCTATGGTACTCACGAGGACAGCCATGTGGTCATGTCGGAGAAAGTACAGTCACTGGCGGGAAGTATTTATCAGGAGTTTGAGAGAATGATAGCTAGGTATGATGAGGATGTTGTCAAGGAGCTCATGCCCCTCCTAGTCAATGTTTTGGAGTGTCTTGACATTGCTTATACGGAGAACCAGGAGCACGAGGTGGAGCTCGAGCTCCTCAGAGAGGACAATGAACAACTGGTGACTCAgtatgagagagaaaaacaacTCAGGAAAACAGCTGATCAG AAACTCCTGGAGCTGGAGGATGTGGCGGAGGATGAGAGAAAGGAATTACTGTCCAAGATTGACAGTCTGGAGTCAATCCTACGAATGCTGGAATTGAAGACCAAGAATTCACACGATCATGGTACAAATGACAATGACACCAGTTCATGTCCCCACAGAACACATTTATACA TGGTTCGTCTGGAGGAGAAAGAGGCCGAGCTGAAGCGCGAGTACTCCCGCCTCCACGACAGATACACAGAATTATTCAAGACCCACGTTGACTACATGGAGAGGACGAAGATGTTGGTTGGTAGCACTGAGAGATTGGAGAACTCAACTGGTGGTCGTGGCCCTGCACGACTACCGGCACTCGGTCTTGCCCACATGTCCAGAAGTTCCGGACCCCTCAGCTACGGATTCCAGAGTTTAGAGACCAGTATGACTGCCGAGGATATTCAGGAGGAGATGTCCAATAGTGGGGCTAATCTCAAGTCAGAGATGCAGGACAGCAGCAGTGAAGCGGTGCCTGAAACCTCGGATAAGAGCCAGTTGACAGATCAGCCGATGCAGGAGCACAAGACAACAGCTATTGCCAGAT CATTTATAGATGAAAGTCCTGAGACTGAAATACCTCCTCTCATTGTCACTCCAACAACACCAACAGTTGAGAAATTTGGGTCGACCCCCAGTGGTCGCAGCAGAACGGAGAGGGAACAACGAAGTGGGAATACACTTTACCAGGAGCTCAGCTTCCAAGACGCCGATGCACTGGGAGAAATGGACGAGGGGGCGGACATCACCG GCAGTTGGGTTCATCCAGGAGAATATGCCTCATCGG TCAATGACAACTTCTTCG GAATGGGGAAGGAAGTGGAGAatttaattatggaaaataatgAACTACTGGCGACGAA AAATGCTCTAAATATCGTGAAGGACGACTTAATAGTGAAAGTCGACGAATTAACCAG CGAACAAGAAATTCTGCGCGAAGAAGTACGAGGAATGCAACAAGCGAGGGATCGGCTTCGTCAGAAGGTAGCAGCCCTGGAAGAGGAACTGAAGAAAACCAAAGAAGAAGCGGAGACAGCGGCGAAAGCCACGAAGAGTGACGACGAGGAGGATGTACCGCTCGCCCAGAGGAAGAGATTCACAAGAGTGGAAATGGCTAGGGTACTTATGGAGAGAAATCAGTACAAAGAGAGGTTTATGGAGCTCCAAGAGGCtgtgagatggactgaaatgATTCGGGCCAGTAAGACAGATCCCGCTAGTATCTCTGGGGGAAAACAATCCGTTTGGAAGTT ttttagTAATCTCTTCACCGGACCCGCAGACCGGGGGACCATTCCCCGGGGTTCCCACACGTTACCGCACATCCGTTACAGTGCCCCAACGAATCAAGTTGTTCCAGGACCACCGCTGGACGCAATGCGACGACGTACATTGAAAAACCGCCACGACTTTCTGGATCAGGGTGACACCAT GTGTTTCAGAGCTTCAGAGAAACGCGTAGCACGACTTGCCAACGAGAGGAAGGAGCACTATCGTCAGGTGAGGGCACACGTGCGTAAAGAGGATGGCAGACTGCAGGCTTACGGCTGGAGTTTACCTGGGAAGCCCAGTGTACCGGCTAGACAACCTGTTCCAGTCCCAGTTTACTGTCGCCCACTCCAGGAAACCGAGCCGGGAATGAAG ATTTGGTGTGGAGCTGGGGTAAatctaagcggaggaaaaacTCGTGACGGTGGTTTAGCAATTGGTGGAAGTGTATTCTACGCTGACGAGGCCCAAGAAACCATAAATGTCAAAGGTGAAGTTGAAGATGCAGTTGAGCATCTGGACCAGGAGCTGCAGGAGAGTGAGCAGCGTCGCCTCGAGGCGGAAAAACTTGAGCAGCAACTGAGCTCCCTAGTGTGGATTTGTACGTCAACTCAAAAAATGTCCAAAGTCACTGTGATAGACGCTAATAATCCAGCTGATATATTAGAAGTATTCAATGTTTGTCAGAGCCACTTGCTGTGTATAGCGAGTGTACCTGGTGCCAAGGAGAGTGATTATCTCCAGAGTACAGAGGACTATGGTATGCGAATAGCTAATGGTGCTTGTGATAACGATACCAATAGCAAACGTGCCAACGAGGGTCAGATCGCCGAGGAGGCGATGGGCGACGGTAAGAATTGCCAAAAAATTTGTGACCCCGATGATCGCAGCCAGGCGACCTGGGATCGGTCCAGCTACCCCTATGAGCAGGACAGTGACGACTCGGAGGCGGCGGGTGACATCTATGAATGCATAAATTCGCTACGACAAAGTTTAGAAACTATTGACAGTGAGACAGCTAATCTGCCGAAAGTTCAGTTTGTTAAGAGCCAGTTGGAGGAGGTAGTTGCTAAGAAGAGCGACGGGGAGGAGGATGAGGAGAGCGAGGAGATTGTCGAGACGAATATTGAGAAAATGTCGTCTATTCAACCCACTATGTGGCTTGGGGCCCAAAATGGGGCAGTTTATGTCCACTCGGCGGTCGCCAAGTGGTCCGTGTGCTTGCATACTGTCAAGCTGAGGGATGCAGCCCTGTCAATAGT ACACGTTCAAGGACGAGTCCTGGTGGCTCTGGCTGACGGGACAGTTGCGATATTCCGACGAGGGTCGGATGGCCAGTGGGACCTGTCACAGCACCACATAATCACTCTCGGCAGCCCCCAGCACTCGACTCGCTGTATGACCGCGGTGTCTGGGAAAACCGTTTGGTGCggatacaaaaataaaattcacgtTATCGATCCCATTTTATTGACTGTCGAG TGCACCGTGGATGCTCATCCGAGGAGAGAGTCTCAAGTGCGTCAGTTAGCCTGGCTTGGAGAGGGGGTCTGGGTCAGCATTCGGTTGGATTCTACATTGAGGCTGTATCATGCACACACTTATCAGCATCTTCAAGACGTCGACATCGAGCCGTACGTCAGCAAGATGCTGGGAACGGGAAAACTTGGCTTTTCGTTTGTAAGGATCACAGCACTGCTCATATCCTCCAACAGGCTGTGGATTGGGACTGGGAATGGAGTTATCATATCTGTGCCGTTGTCCGAGA GTGCTGGTGGTTCATTGGCAGTATCAAGAATACAAACAGTCGGTTGTAAAACAGAAGCACCAGGAATTGGTGTTCGTGTATTTGCATCAGATCGTGGTGTTACCCCAGGCAGCTTCGTGCCCTACTGCAGTATGGCCCATGCTCAATTAAGCTTCCATGGACACCGAGATGCCGTCAAAATGTTCGTCGCAGTTCCTG gaCATGGAGGACAAAGTGCGGTTTCTGATGGCACCCAGCCCGCGATGCTCGTGTTATCAGGGGGTGAGGGGTACATTGACTTCAGAGTTG CTGAAGAGGCAGAAGACGAGAGTGATGTGGCGACCCACCTCATTGTCTGGCAGTTGGTCAG GTGA
- the LOC135169810 gene encoding JNK-interacting protein 3 isoform X8 produces MNQETVYGTHEDSHVVMSEKVQSLAGSIYQEFERMIARYDEDVVKELMPLLVNVLECLDIAYTENQEHEVELELLREDNEQLVTQYEREKQLRKTADQKLLELEDVAEDERKELLSKIDSLESILRMLELKTKNSHDHGTNDNDTSSCPHRTHLYMVRLEEKEAELKREYSRLHDRYTELFKTHVDYMERTKMLVGSTERLENSTGGRGPARLPALGLAHMSRSSGPLSYGFQSLETSMTAEDIQEEMSNSGANLKSEMQDSSSEAVPETSDKSQLTDQPMQEHKTTAIARSFIDESPETEIPPLIVTPTTPTVEKFGSTPSGRSRTEREQRSGNTLYQELSFQDADALGEMDEGADITGSWVHPGEYASSVNDNFFGMGKEVENLIMENNELLATKNALNIVKDDLIVKVDELTSEQEILREEVRGMQQARDRLRQKVAALEEELKKTKEEAETAAKATKSDDEEDVPLAQRKRFTRVEMARVLMERNQYKERFMELQEAVRWTEMIRASKTDPASISGGKQSVWKFFSNLFTGPADRGTIPRGSHTLPHIRYSAPTNQVVPGPPLDAMRRRTLKNRHDFLDQGDTMCFRASEKRVARLANERKEHYRQVRAHVRKEDGRLQAYGWSLPGKPSVPARQPVPVPVYCRPLQETEPGMKIWCGAGVNLSGGKTRDGGLAIGGSVFYADEAQETINVKGEVEDAVEHLDQELQESEQRRLEAEKLEQQLSSLVWICTSTQKMSKVTVIDANNPADILEVFNVCQSHLLCIASVPGAKESDYLQSTEDYGMRIANGACDNDTNSKRANEGQIAEEAMGDGKNCQKICDPDDRSQATWDRSSYPYEQDSDDSEAAGDIYECINSLRQSLETIDSETANLPKVQFVKSQLEEVVAKKSDGEEDEESEEIVETNIEKMSSIQPTMWLGAQNGAVYVHSAVAKWSVCLHTVKLRDAALSIVHVQGRVLVALADGTVAIFRRGSDGQWDLSQHHIITLGSPQHSTRCMTAVSGKTVWCGYKNKIHVIDPILLTVEESFSAPWMLIRGESLKCVS; encoded by the exons ATGAACCAGGAAACAGTCTATGGTACTCACGAGGACAGCCATGTGGTCATGTCGGAGAAAGTACAGTCACTGGCGGGAAGTATTTATCAGGAGTTTGAGAGAATGATAGCTAGGTATGATGAGGATGTTGTCAAGGAGCTCATGCCCCTCCTAGTCAATGTTTTGGAGTGTCTTGACATTGCTTATACGGAGAACCAGGAGCACGAGGTGGAGCTCGAGCTCCTCAGAGAGGACAATGAACAACTGGTGACTCAgtatgagagagaaaaacaacTCAGGAAAACAGCTGATCAG AAACTCCTGGAGCTGGAGGATGTGGCGGAGGATGAGAGAAAGGAATTACTGTCCAAGATTGACAGTCTGGAGTCAATCCTACGAATGCTGGAATTGAAGACCAAGAATTCACACGATCATGGTACAAATGACAATGACACCAGTTCATGTCCCCACAGAACACATTTATACA TGGTTCGTCTGGAGGAGAAAGAGGCCGAGCTGAAGCGCGAGTACTCCCGCCTCCACGACAGATACACAGAATTATTCAAGACCCACGTTGACTACATGGAGAGGACGAAGATGTTGGTTGGTAGCACTGAGAGATTGGAGAACTCAACTGGTGGTCGTGGCCCTGCACGACTACCGGCACTCGGTCTTGCCCACATGTCCAGAAGTTCCGGACCCCTCAGCTACGGATTCCAGAGTTTAGAGACCAGTATGACTGCCGAGGATATTCAGGAGGAGATGTCCAATAGTGGGGCTAATCTCAAGTCAGAGATGCAGGACAGCAGCAGTGAAGCGGTGCCTGAAACCTCGGATAAGAGCCAGTTGACAGATCAGCCGATGCAGGAGCACAAGACAACAGCTATTGCCAGAT CATTTATAGATGAAAGTCCTGAGACTGAAATACCTCCTCTCATTGTCACTCCAACAACACCAACAGTTGAGAAATTTGGGTCGACCCCCAGTGGTCGCAGCAGAACGGAGAGGGAACAACGAAGTGGGAATACACTTTACCAGGAGCTCAGCTTCCAAGACGCCGATGCACTGGGAGAAATGGACGAGGGGGCGGACATCACCG GCAGTTGGGTTCATCCAGGAGAATATGCCTCATCGG TCAATGACAACTTCTTCG GAATGGGGAAGGAAGTGGAGAatttaattatggaaaataatgAACTACTGGCGACGAA AAATGCTCTAAATATCGTGAAGGACGACTTAATAGTGAAAGTCGACGAATTAACCAG CGAACAAGAAATTCTGCGCGAAGAAGTACGAGGAATGCAACAAGCGAGGGATCGGCTTCGTCAGAAGGTAGCAGCCCTGGAAGAGGAACTGAAGAAAACCAAAGAAGAAGCGGAGACAGCGGCGAAAGCCACGAAGAGTGACGACGAGGAGGATGTACCGCTCGCCCAGAGGAAGAGATTCACAAGAGTGGAAATGGCTAGGGTACTTATGGAGAGAAATCAGTACAAAGAGAGGTTTATGGAGCTCCAAGAGGCtgtgagatggactgaaatgATTCGGGCCAGTAAGACAGATCCCGCTAGTATCTCTGGGGGAAAACAATCCGTTTGGAAGTT ttttagTAATCTCTTCACCGGACCCGCAGACCGGGGGACCATTCCCCGGGGTTCCCACACGTTACCGCACATCCGTTACAGTGCCCCAACGAATCAAGTTGTTCCAGGACCACCGCTGGACGCAATGCGACGACGTACATTGAAAAACCGCCACGACTTTCTGGATCAGGGTGACACCAT GTGTTTCAGAGCTTCAGAGAAACGCGTAGCACGACTTGCCAACGAGAGGAAGGAGCACTATCGTCAGGTGAGGGCACACGTGCGTAAAGAGGATGGCAGACTGCAGGCTTACGGCTGGAGTTTACCTGGGAAGCCCAGTGTACCGGCTAGACAACCTGTTCCAGTCCCAGTTTACTGTCGCCCACTCCAGGAAACCGAGCCGGGAATGAAG ATTTGGTGTGGAGCTGGGGTAAatctaagcggaggaaaaacTCGTGACGGTGGTTTAGCAATTGGTGGAAGTGTATTCTACGCTGACGAGGCCCAAGAAACCATAAATGTCAAAGGTGAAGTTGAAGATGCAGTTGAGCATCTGGACCAGGAGCTGCAGGAGAGTGAGCAGCGTCGCCTCGAGGCGGAAAAACTTGAGCAGCAACTGAGCTCCCTAGTGTGGATTTGTACGTCAACTCAAAAAATGTCCAAAGTCACTGTGATAGACGCTAATAATCCAGCTGATATATTAGAAGTATTCAATGTTTGTCAGAGCCACTTGCTGTGTATAGCGAGTGTACCTGGTGCCAAGGAGAGTGATTATCTCCAGAGTACAGAGGACTATGGTATGCGAATAGCTAATGGTGCTTGTGATAACGATACCAATAGCAAACGTGCCAACGAGGGTCAGATCGCCGAGGAGGCGATGGGCGACGGTAAGAATTGCCAAAAAATTTGTGACCCCGATGATCGCAGCCAGGCGACCTGGGATCGGTCCAGCTACCCCTATGAGCAGGACAGTGACGACTCGGAGGCGGCGGGTGACATCTATGAATGCATAAATTCGCTACGACAAAGTTTAGAAACTATTGACAGTGAGACAGCTAATCTGCCGAAAGTTCAGTTTGTTAAGAGCCAGTTGGAGGAGGTAGTTGCTAAGAAGAGCGACGGGGAGGAGGATGAGGAGAGCGAGGAGATTGTCGAGACGAATATTGAGAAAATGTCGTCTATTCAACCCACTATGTGGCTTGGGGCCCAAAATGGGGCAGTTTATGTCCACTCGGCGGTCGCCAAGTGGTCCGTGTGCTTGCATACTGTCAAGCTGAGGGATGCAGCCCTGTCAATAGT ACACGTTCAAGGACGAGTCCTGGTGGCTCTGGCTGACGGGACAGTTGCGATATTCCGACGAGGGTCGGATGGCCAGTGGGACCTGTCACAGCACCACATAATCACTCTCGGCAGCCCCCAGCACTCGACTCGCTGTATGACCGCGGTGTCTGGGAAAACCGTTTGGTGCggatacaaaaataaaattcacgtTATCGATCCCATTTTATTGACTGTCGAG GAATCTTTCAGTGCACCGTGGATGCTCATCCGAGGAGAGAGTCTCAAGTGCGTCAGTTAG